Genomic DNA from Candidatus Kryptobacter tengchongensis:
CATCAGTTGATGTTAACTCAATTCTTTGCCTTGTATAACCAGGCGTATTTACATTTGAAACATTATGGCTTGTCACTTCCATCCCAGCTCTTGAAGAATTAATCGCTCTCTTTGCGCTCTCAATTATACTGAATAAACCAGCCATTGTTATATCTTTGCATTTATTTTGTTTTCAGCGCCGTATAACTCAAGCAACTTCACTATAAAGGAAAGAGAATAAGAGATTAAATATCTATTCTCAGCATTTAACTTTCTAACTTTTTCAACTTCACTTTCAACACCATCTCTTAATAATCTCAACTCATCACTACCTTCAATAAACGTCTTTATATTTCTCCCAAATTCGGCGACAAATTGAGCCTCAATTGTAGAAATTTCCCCAAGCAAGGATTCCTCCCGTTCAAGCACGCTTTCAAGCTTCCTACTATCAAATTCAATGATTGCTTTCTGTTTCTCCTCAACGATTGACCTGAGCAATTTAAATTTTTCCTTAAGTTCAAGAAGTAATGATTTAATTTTATCGTTCTGCATCAGCGTTTGAAATTTTACTTTTCTCAAAGAGTTTAATATATTTCATCACTTTGCCGAGATATTCAATTGTTTCTGGAAATGGTGGAATTCCACCATACTTTTCAACATTTTCAGGTCCAGCATTATATCCAGCAAGAGCAAGTTTTATATCTCCATTAAATCTATCAAGAAGATGACGAAGATATTTAACGCCACCATATATATTTTCGGCAGGATTCCAGATGTTCTTGACACCCACAAATTCAGCCGTTGAATCCATAAGTTGCATTAATCCCTTTGCTCCCTTTGGAGAAAAAGCAAGGGCATTTCCACTGGATTCAACCGCAATCACTGCTTTTATTAACTCCTCTGGAACATTGAACTCTTCAGACGCCTTTCTTATCAAGTCATCAAATCTATTTATTCGTTCAATCAAAGATTCACCGTATTTGTTGATGAAAAAACTTTTTCTGCTGTTCTTCTGCAATTCTATAAATTTTTCCTTACGATTGATTTCTGCATTTTCAATCTTTGGTGATCCCTCAATTTTCAGATTTTCTGAATCTTTCTCAACAAGTTGTTTATATATCAATTCTGCGATTCCAAATTTGCCATTTTTCGCAATATGCTTTGAAAGTTCAAGATAAAAAATGCTATCAAGCACATCCCCACCGAAATTATCTCCACCGAAAATGGAGTTCTCCCTATCTGAAGAAGTTTTCATCATTGATTTAAGCATAAAATTTAAGAATATCGCTTCAAAATTTTCCGAAGCCTCTTTCAATTTCGTCCTTTTCAGTTCATTTGTGTTTAAATTTGCATTTGATAACCTTTGACTATTTTTCACATCAATTTTCATAGTTCCCCTCACATAATTATCAATTCTGCTTTCAAAGCCCCTGCCTCTTTAAGTGCTTGGAATATGGCAATTATATCTCTTGGCAAAACTTTTAAGGCATTCAAAGCCCTTGCGATATCCCGCACTGTTGCAACCCCCTCAATGGCTGTTACAACAGTTGTATCTTGATAGACATTTATGGTCGTTAATTGAGTGACAACCGTCTGACCTTGTGAAAATGGACTTGGTTGAGAAATAACCGGAACCGCTTGTATCTCTATATGAATTGCCCCATGCGAAATTGCAACTGGTGAAATCGTTACATTTTCACCAACGACTATTGTTCCAGTCCTCTCGTTTATAACAACTTTTGCAATTACATCCGGTTGAATTTCTATCGTTTCAACTTGAGAGATGAAGTCAACTATTTTTTCCTCGCTTTTAAATTCATCTGGAACTTTCACAATGACCTCAGAAGCATCAATGGCAAAAGCGATATTTGAGTTAAATTTTGAATTTACAGCGTCAGCAATTCTTTTTGCAGTCGTGAAATCAGGTTGACGAAGAATTATTTCAATTTTATCATTTGAGCTGAAAAAATTTGACGGGATTACTCTCTCCACTACTGCACCGTTCGGGACACGACCAGTGGTTGTGACATTTCTTCTATATTCAGTCCCTGTTGCGGTTCTCACATCAAAACCACCAACTGAAACAGGACCTTGTGCAACAGCATAAACAATTCCATCTTGCCCGACAAGCGGGGTCATGAGTAAATTACCCCCGTGTAAACTCGTGGCGTCACCAATTGAAGAAACAAGAACATCAATCATCGCTCCTTCCTTTGCAAATGGTGGAATTGTCGCAGTAACCATCACCGCTGCAACATTTCTCGTCCTTAAATTTTCATCCATAACTGTTATCCCAAATCTTCTCAACATGCTTACTATAGATTGAAGCGTGAAACTTGACCTCCTTGAATCACCCGTGCCATTTAAACCAACCACAAGACCATAGCCAATGACTTGATAACCCCCTGAACCTTTAACATAGGCAATATCTTTTATTCTTGTCCCAAAACTCAAAGTTTGAAAAAACAAAATAAGCCAAATTAACACCACATGTTTCATATCCAGTTTAGAAAATTTTTTTAAATCCGTTTAAAATAACCAGTGAAAAAGTCGTGTGATCCAACTTGGGCTTTTACTTCTATAGATCATGCCCTTGCCAGTGAACTCAATCTCTGCGTCAGCAATGTTATATGAATAAACCGTATTATCCCAATTGACATCAGTCGGTCTCACAATACCTTTTATCCTTATGATTTGTTCATCTCCATTAACATTAACTTTTCTTTGCCCTTCAATTATCAAATTTCCCGCTGAATCAACCCCGACAATTCTCGCGCCAAGTTTTGCTTTCACAGTCCCGCGTGTTGAGGTTGAACCTTGACCTTTAAATTCATTCCCAGTTCCAATTGAAAACCCAGTTTCAGGTATGAATCCAAGCGCACCACTTCCAGAAACTTGACCATTTACACTTCCACTTCTTGATGCATCCCTTTCGGCTTTGCTCTCCGCAGATGAAACCTCAATTATAATTATTGTTATCACATCGCCTGGTTTAAACGCTTTTTGATCCGAAAAAAGAGAACGCTGAATTACACCTTGCGCTAACAAGTTAGATAAACCCAACACCATCAAGATTAAAAATTTTATCAACATCTCAAATAACCATATTTAATTTTCAATTTCAACAATTACAATTTTTTCACCGATAACTTTGCCATAAAACAATTTTCCCGATTTCGGATTTAAAATTCTCACCATCTCGTTCAATTTGCCCTCATTTTTCGCAATCCCCACCGTTTCAACCCTTACATTTCCAACCCTCATGATAACCTGAACGCTCTCACCCGCTTTAACAAGCGAAGGTTCATCAAAATAACTTTCAAACATGATCTCTCCCTTTCTTACCACTTTTTTAAGTTTTTTCCCAAGAATTTTTGAAATATCGCACACATAATCATTCCTTAAAAATGTTGTCTCAATCTTTTCAAGCGAAAATAAATCAAAAACTTTTTCCTCCGAATTAACCATCTCACCACGTTTTAAATCTTTTTTAGCGATAACGACATTTTCAAATGTCCTCACAAGTGCACTTACAAAAAATTCCCTTACGCTATCCTCACAAGAAACCAAAACCTTAAAAGTTTGATAACCACGAAAATTAACGCCACTCCCCAAAACTTTAACCTTGACATCACAACTCTCAAAACCACCGACATTTTCCAGCCTGTTCTTTAATTCAATCAAATAATCAACCTTTCTTTCGGGAAACTTTTGAATCAAATAATTGACAATTTCACTTTTTATCTTTTCGGCAAAACCCGCAGAAAAAAATTGCAATAAGATCATAAAACATATTTCGGCAAGCGTCAATGCCATTTCCTGTGCTTTCCTAAACTCATTTTTTAATTCTCTTCCCTCTACCTAACTATCTTTTCAAGTTATTTGCCATCTGTATCATTTCTTCAACCGTTTTTATCGTTTTTGAGTTGATCTCATACGCACGCTGTGCAACTATCATATTGACCATTTCTTCAACTATATCAACATTAGATGTCTCAAGATAACCCTGCATAAGTTCTCCAAAACCCTCGTTTCCTGGTGCTCCAAAAATTGGCTGACCTGATGCTTGCGTTTCAACATAAAGATTGTTTCCAATGCTTCTTAACCCCGCTGGATTTACAAATTTAGCAAGTTCAATTCTGCCAATCTCAATTGGTTCTGTCTCGCCGGTATTTAAAACCTCAACAATCCCATCTCTGCTTATGCTTATTGCAACTGCTGTTTCTGGAATTACAATCTCTGGTTCAAGCACATAGCCAGATGAATTCACAAGCCGACCATCCCTTGAAAGTTTAAATGCCCCGTCCCTTGTGTAAGCAATTGTTCCGTCTGGTCTTCTCACCTGAAAGAAACCCTCACCATTTATTGCAATATCAAGTGGAT
This window encodes:
- a CDS encoding FlgN protein; amino-acid sequence: MQNDKIKSLLLELKEKFKLLRSIVEEKQKAIIEFDSRKLESVLEREESLLGEISTIEAQFVAEFGRNIKTFIEGSDELRLLRDGVESEVEKVRKLNAENRYLISYSLSFIVKLLELYGAENKINAKI
- a CDS encoding Soluble lytic murein transglycosylase and related regulatory proteins (some contain LysM/invasin domains), with product MKIDVKNSQRLSNANLNTNELKRTKLKEASENFEAIFLNFMLKSMMKTSSDRENSIFGGDNFGGDVLDSIFYLELSKHIAKNGKFGIAELIYKQLVEKDSENLKIEGSPKIENAEINRKEKFIELQKNSRKSFFINKYGESLIERINRFDDLIRKASEEFNVPEELIKAVIAVESSGNALAFSPKGAKGLMQLMDSTAEFVGVKNIWNPAENIYGGVKYLRHLLDRFNGDIKLALAGYNAGPENVEKYGGIPPFPETIEYLGKVMKYIKLFEKSKISNADAER
- a CDS encoding flagellar P-ring protein precursor FlgI, producing the protein MKHVVLIWLILFFQTLSFGTRIKDIAYVKGSGGYQVIGYGLVVGLNGTGDSRRSSFTLQSIVSMLRRFGITVMDENLRTRNVAAVMVTATIPPFAKEGAMIDVLVSSIGDATSLHGGNLLMTPLVGQDGIVYAVAQGPVSVGGFDVRTATGTEYRRNVTTTGRVPNGAVVERVIPSNFFSSNDKIEIILRQPDFTTAKRIADAVNSKFNSNIAFAIDASEVIVKVPDEFKSEEKIVDFISQVETIEIQPDVIAKVVINERTGTIVVGENVTISPVAISHGAIHIEIQAVPVISQPSPFSQGQTVVTQLTTINVYQDTTVVTAIEGVATVRDIARALNALKVLPRDIIAIFQALKEAGALKAELIIM
- a CDS encoding flagellar L-ring protein precursor FlgH, with amino-acid sequence MLIKFLILMVLGLSNLLAQGVIQRSLFSDQKAFKPGDVITIIIIEVSSAESKAERDASRSGSVNGQVSGSGALGFIPETGFSIGTGNEFKGQGSTSTRGTVKAKLGARIVGVDSAGNLIIEGQRKVNVNGDEQIIRIKGIVRPTDVNWDNTVYSYNIADAEIEFTGKGMIYRSKSPSWITRLFHWLF
- a CDS encoding flagella basal body P-ring formation protein FlgA, which translates into the protein MALTLAEICFMILLQFFSAGFAEKIKSEIVNYLIQKFPERKVDYLIELKNRLENVGGFESCDVKVKVLGSGVNFRGYQTFKVLVSCEDSVREFFVSALVRTFENVVIAKKDLKRGEMVNSEEKVFDLFSLEKIETTFLRNDYVCDISKILGKKLKKVVRKGEIMFESYFDEPSLVKAGESVQVIMRVGNVRVETVGIAKNEGKLNEMVRILNPKSGKLFYGKVIGEKIVIVEIEN
- a CDS encoding flagellar basal-body rod protein FlgG encodes the protein MERALRTAASGMYAQQINIDVIAHNLANVNTTSFKRSRAEFQDLMYQILRAPTSSFVRDGNVEKSSEIQIGTGVQTVATLRDFKQGDLQPTNNPLDIAINGEGFFQVRRPDGTIAYTRDGAFKLSRDGRLVNSSGYVLEPEIVIPETAVAISISRDGIVEVLNTGETEPIEIGRIELAKFVNPAGLRSIGNNLYVETQASGQPIFGAPGNEGFGELMQGYLETSNVDIVEEMVNMIVAQRAYEINSKTIKTVEEMIQMANNLKR